In one Capricornis sumatraensis isolate serow.1 chromosome 1, serow.2, whole genome shotgun sequence genomic region, the following are encoded:
- the COLQ gene encoding acetylcholinesterase collagenic tail peptide isoform X3: MLVLHPVTLGIYLQLFFCFTVSQPTFLTSVLPISAALPGLDQKRRGGPRACCLLTPPPPPLFPPPFFRGGRGPGPPGLPGKTGPKGEKGELGRPGRKGRPGPPGVPGMPGPVGWPGPEGPRGEKGDLGLMGLPGSRGPMGSKGYPGSRGEKGSRGERGDLGPKGEKGFPGFPGMLGQKGEMGPKGEPGLTGHRGPTGRPGKRGKQGQKGDSGMTGPPGKPGPSGPPGRPGLPGPPGPPSAGQLVMGPKGERGFPGPPGRCLCGPPMNVNNPSYGESVYGPSSPRVPVIFVVNNQEELERLNTQNAIAFRRDQRSLYFKDSFGWLPVQLTPVHPRDYPGDHRGSCGDGVLQSGEECDDGNTDAGDGCIRCRRAYCGDGHRHRGVEDCDGADFGHLTCETYLPGSYGDLRCTPYCFIDSTPCRYFT, encoded by the exons CCCTGCCTGGCCTGGATCAGAAGAGGCGCGGCGGCCCCCGAGCATGCTGCCTGCTgacgcccccgccgcccccgctgTTCCCGCCACCCTTCTTCCGAGGGGGCCGGGGCCCG GGCCCACCCGGGCTTCCTGGCAAGACTGGACCAAAGGGAGAGAAG GGGGAGCTTGGTCGACCAGGAAGGAAG GGCAGACCCGGCCCCCCAGGAGTTCCTGGCATGCCTGGGCCTGTTGGCTGGCCTGGCCCTGAAGGCCCCAGG GGTGAAAAAGGTGACCTGGGTCTGATGGGCTTGCCAGGGTCAAGAGGACCAATGGGCTCCAAG gGCTACCCTGGATCCAGAGGGGAAAAG GGATCCAGAGGTGAAAGGGGTGACTTGGGtcccaaaggagaaaag GGTTTCCCAGGATTTCCTGGAATGTTGGGGCAGAAA gGAGAAATGGGGCCGAAGGGCGAGCCTGGGCTCACCGGCCACCGGGGGCCCACAGGCAGACCAGGGAAACGAGGCAAGCAG GGGCAGAAAGGAGATAGCGGCATGACAGGCCCCCCAGGCAAACCTGGGCCTTCTGGTCCACCTGGCCGTCCGGGTCTCCCAGGCCCCCCAGGTCCCCCCTCTGCAG GACAACTTGTGATGGGACCCAAGGGGGAAAGAGGATTTCCTGGGCCCCCAGGAAGATGTCTTTGTGGACCCCCCATGAATGTGAATAACCCTTCCTACGGGGAGTCTGTGTACGGGCCCAGCTCCCCACGAGTTCCAGTG ATCTTTGTGGTCAACAACCAGGAGGAACTGGAGAGGCTGAACACCCAGAACGCCATCGCCTTCCGCAGAGACCAGAGGTCCCTGTACTTCAAGGACAGCTTTGGCTGGCTCCCCGTCCAG CTGACACCTGTCCACCCTCGGGACTACCCTGGAGACCACCGCGGCTCCTGCGGGGACGGGGTCCTGCAGTCGGGGGAGGAGTGTGACGACGGGAACACAGACGCGGGCGACGGCTGCATCC GCTGCCGCCGGGCCTACTGCGGAGACGGCCACCGGCACCGGGGCGTGGAGGACTGCGACGGCGCTGACTTCGGCCACCTGACCTGCGAGACCTATCTCCCCGG GTCGTACGGAGACCTGCGCTGCACCCCGTACTGCTTCATCGACTCCACGCCCTGCCGCTACTTCACCTGA
- the COLQ gene encoding acetylcholinesterase collagenic tail peptide isoform X1 translates to MLVLHPVTLGIYLQLFFCFTVSQPTFLTSVLPISAALPGLDQKRRGGPRACCLLTPPPPPLFPPPFFRGGRGPLLSPDMKNLILELETAQSPCAQGSLSSSGPPGPQGPPGLPGKTGPKGEKGELGRPGRKGRPGPPGVPGMPGPVGWPGPEGPRGEKGDLGLMGLPGSRGPMGSKGYPGSRGEKGSRGERGDLGPKGEKGFPGFPGMLGQKGEMGPKGEPGLTGHRGPTGRPGKRGKQGQKGDSGMTGPPGKPGPSGPPGRPGLPGPPGPPSAGQLVMGPKGERGFPGPPGRCLCGPPMNVNNPSYGESVYGPSSPRVPVIFVVNNQEELERLNTQNAIAFRRDQRSLYFKDSFGWLPVQLTPVHPRDYPGDHRGSCGDGVLQSGEECDDGNTDAGDGCIRCRRAYCGDGHRHRGVEDCDGADFGHLTCETYLPGSYGDLRCTPYCFIDSTPCRYFT, encoded by the exons CCCTGCCTGGCCTGGATCAGAAGAGGCGCGGCGGCCCCCGAGCATGCTGCCTGCTgacgcccccgccgcccccgctgTTCCCGCCACCCTTCTTCCGAGGGGGCCGGGGCCCG CTTCTCTCCCCAGACATGAAGAATCTCATCCTGGAACTGGAGACGGCGCAGTCCCCATGTGCGCAGGGATCGCTCAGCTCATCTGGGCCTCCGGGCCCCCAG GGCCCACCCGGGCTTCCTGGCAAGACTGGACCAAAGGGAGAGAAG GGGGAGCTTGGTCGACCAGGAAGGAAG GGCAGACCCGGCCCCCCAGGAGTTCCTGGCATGCCTGGGCCTGTTGGCTGGCCTGGCCCTGAAGGCCCCAGG GGTGAAAAAGGTGACCTGGGTCTGATGGGCTTGCCAGGGTCAAGAGGACCAATGGGCTCCAAG gGCTACCCTGGATCCAGAGGGGAAAAG GGATCCAGAGGTGAAAGGGGTGACTTGGGtcccaaaggagaaaag GGTTTCCCAGGATTTCCTGGAATGTTGGGGCAGAAA gGAGAAATGGGGCCGAAGGGCGAGCCTGGGCTCACCGGCCACCGGGGGCCCACAGGCAGACCAGGGAAACGAGGCAAGCAG GGGCAGAAAGGAGATAGCGGCATGACAGGCCCCCCAGGCAAACCTGGGCCTTCTGGTCCACCTGGCCGTCCGGGTCTCCCAGGCCCCCCAGGTCCCCCCTCTGCAG GACAACTTGTGATGGGACCCAAGGGGGAAAGAGGATTTCCTGGGCCCCCAGGAAGATGTCTTTGTGGACCCCCCATGAATGTGAATAACCCTTCCTACGGGGAGTCTGTGTACGGGCCCAGCTCCCCACGAGTTCCAGTG ATCTTTGTGGTCAACAACCAGGAGGAACTGGAGAGGCTGAACACCCAGAACGCCATCGCCTTCCGCAGAGACCAGAGGTCCCTGTACTTCAAGGACAGCTTTGGCTGGCTCCCCGTCCAG CTGACACCTGTCCACCCTCGGGACTACCCTGGAGACCACCGCGGCTCCTGCGGGGACGGGGTCCTGCAGTCGGGGGAGGAGTGTGACGACGGGAACACAGACGCGGGCGACGGCTGCATCC GCTGCCGCCGGGCCTACTGCGGAGACGGCCACCGGCACCGGGGCGTGGAGGACTGCGACGGCGCTGACTTCGGCCACCTGACCTGCGAGACCTATCTCCCCGG GTCGTACGGAGACCTGCGCTGCACCCCGTACTGCTTCATCGACTCCACGCCCTGCCGCTACTTCACCTGA
- the COLQ gene encoding acetylcholinesterase collagenic tail peptide isoform X2: MTGPPLSLAHLLTVSGLLCYSACCLALPGLDQKRRGGPRACCLLTPPPPPLFPPPFFRGGRGPLLSPDMKNLILELETAQSPCAQGSLSSSGPPGPQGPPGLPGKTGPKGEKGELGRPGRKGRPGPPGVPGMPGPVGWPGPEGPRGEKGDLGLMGLPGSRGPMGSKGYPGSRGEKGSRGERGDLGPKGEKGFPGFPGMLGQKGEMGPKGEPGLTGHRGPTGRPGKRGKQGQKGDSGMTGPPGKPGPSGPPGRPGLPGPPGPPSAGQLVMGPKGERGFPGPPGRCLCGPPMNVNNPSYGESVYGPSSPRVPVIFVVNNQEELERLNTQNAIAFRRDQRSLYFKDSFGWLPVQLTPVHPRDYPGDHRGSCGDGVLQSGEECDDGNTDAGDGCIRCRRAYCGDGHRHRGVEDCDGADFGHLTCETYLPGSYGDLRCTPYCFIDSTPCRYFT; the protein is encoded by the exons CCCTGCCTGGCCTGGATCAGAAGAGGCGCGGCGGCCCCCGAGCATGCTGCCTGCTgacgcccccgccgcccccgctgTTCCCGCCACCCTTCTTCCGAGGGGGCCGGGGCCCG CTTCTCTCCCCAGACATGAAGAATCTCATCCTGGAACTGGAGACGGCGCAGTCCCCATGTGCGCAGGGATCGCTCAGCTCATCTGGGCCTCCGGGCCCCCAG GGCCCACCCGGGCTTCCTGGCAAGACTGGACCAAAGGGAGAGAAG GGGGAGCTTGGTCGACCAGGAAGGAAG GGCAGACCCGGCCCCCCAGGAGTTCCTGGCATGCCTGGGCCTGTTGGCTGGCCTGGCCCTGAAGGCCCCAGG GGTGAAAAAGGTGACCTGGGTCTGATGGGCTTGCCAGGGTCAAGAGGACCAATGGGCTCCAAG gGCTACCCTGGATCCAGAGGGGAAAAG GGATCCAGAGGTGAAAGGGGTGACTTGGGtcccaaaggagaaaag GGTTTCCCAGGATTTCCTGGAATGTTGGGGCAGAAA gGAGAAATGGGGCCGAAGGGCGAGCCTGGGCTCACCGGCCACCGGGGGCCCACAGGCAGACCAGGGAAACGAGGCAAGCAG GGGCAGAAAGGAGATAGCGGCATGACAGGCCCCCCAGGCAAACCTGGGCCTTCTGGTCCACCTGGCCGTCCGGGTCTCCCAGGCCCCCCAGGTCCCCCCTCTGCAG GACAACTTGTGATGGGACCCAAGGGGGAAAGAGGATTTCCTGGGCCCCCAGGAAGATGTCTTTGTGGACCCCCCATGAATGTGAATAACCCTTCCTACGGGGAGTCTGTGTACGGGCCCAGCTCCCCACGAGTTCCAGTG ATCTTTGTGGTCAACAACCAGGAGGAACTGGAGAGGCTGAACACCCAGAACGCCATCGCCTTCCGCAGAGACCAGAGGTCCCTGTACTTCAAGGACAGCTTTGGCTGGCTCCCCGTCCAG CTGACACCTGTCCACCCTCGGGACTACCCTGGAGACCACCGCGGCTCCTGCGGGGACGGGGTCCTGCAGTCGGGGGAGGAGTGTGACGACGGGAACACAGACGCGGGCGACGGCTGCATCC GCTGCCGCCGGGCCTACTGCGGAGACGGCCACCGGCACCGGGGCGTGGAGGACTGCGACGGCGCTGACTTCGGCCACCTGACCTGCGAGACCTATCTCCCCGG GTCGTACGGAGACCTGCGCTGCACCCCGTACTGCTTCATCGACTCCACGCCCTGCCGCTACTTCACCTGA